The following proteins are co-located in the Hevea brasiliensis isolate MT/VB/25A 57/8 chromosome 11, ASM3005281v1, whole genome shotgun sequence genome:
- the LOC110673901 gene encoding uncharacterized protein LOC110673901 — MHKMAGNEEWRKTANPHKMSPEEVKAAGLEGSKKPLGHNPRPEGSLHQRGKLPFSRNTMTIAGLLITAAIGYMVLYAKKTPEASARNKATNSAEPIDTHPSRK; from the coding sequence ATGCATAAAATGGCAGGGAATGAAGAGTGGAGGAAGACAGCTAACCCCCACAAGATGAGTCCCGAAGAAGTGAAAGCCGCAGGCTTAGAGGGATCTAAGAAACCGCTGGGCCACAACCCAAGGCCGGAGGGGAGCTTGCATCAGAGGGGCAAACTGCCCTTTAGCCGAAACACCATGACAATTGCTGGCCTCCTTATAACAGCCGCCATTGGATACATGGTCTTGTATGCCAAGAAAACGCCAGAAGCAAGCGCCCGGAATAAGGCTACCAATAGTGCTGAGCCCATAGATACTCATCCCAGTAGGAAGTAG
- the LOC110673900 gene encoding transmembrane 9 superfamily member 8, producing MEPRGGRSLPPLATICAILALLFHGAHCFYLPGVAPEDFVKGDELKVKVNKLTSTKTQLPYSYYSLPYCRPSKILDSAENLGEVLRGDRIENSPFVFKMREPKMCNIVCRVKFDAKTVKEFKEKIDDEYRVNMILDNLPLVVPRQRLDQESPTVYQLGFHVGLKGQYSGSKEEKYFIHNHLAFTVKFHRDLQTDSARIVGFEVKPLSVKHEYEGKWNDEKTRLTTCDPHAKHTVVNSNTPQEVEGKKEVIFTYDVEFQESDVKWASRWDTYLLMSDDQIHWFSIVNSLMIVLFLSGMVAMIMLRTLYRDISKYNELETQEEAQEETGWKLVHGDVFRPPSNSDLLCVYVGTGVQFFGMTLVTMIFAILGFLSPSNRGGLMTAMLLLWVFMGLFAGYASARLYKMFKGTEWKRTAFRTAIMFPGIVSAIFFVLNALIWGQKSSGAVPFGTMFALIFLWFGISVPLVFVGSYIGFRKPAIEDLVKTNKIPRQIPEQAWYMNPAFSILIGGILPFGAVFIELFFILTSIWLNQFYYIFGFLFLVFIILIVTCAEITVVLCYFQLCSEDYLWWWRSYLTSGSSALYLFLYATFYFFTKLEITKFVSGVLYFGYMLIASYAFFVLTGTIGFYACFWFTRLIYSSVKID from the exons GGAGATGAGTTGAaagtgaaagtgaacaaattgacctctACAAAAACACAGCTTCCTTACTCATACTATTCTCTTCCTTATTGTCGCCCATCCAAGATTTTGGACAGTGCAGAGAATCTTGGGGAAGTGCTTCGTGGTGACCGTATTGAAAATTCCCCCTTTGTG TTCAAAATGCGGGAGCCAAAGATGTGCAATATTGTTTGCCGTGTTAAATTTGATGCCAAAACTGTAAAGGAGTTTAAAGAGAAGATTGATGATGAGTATCGGGTGAACAT GATCCTTGATAACCTTCCTCTTGTGGTTCCAAGACAAAGGTTGGATCAGGAATCTCCTACTGTGTATCAGCTCGGGTTTCATGTTGGTCTTAAAGGCCAATATAGTGGG AGCAAGGAGGAAAAGTATTTTATCCACAATCATTTGGCATTCACTGTCAAGTTTCATAGAGATTTGCAAACTGACTCTGCAAGAATTGTTGGATTTGAAGTTAAACCATTGAG CGTTAAGCATGaatatgaaggaaaatggaatgaTGAGAAAACTCGTTTAACAACCTGTGACCCCCATGCAAAGCACACAGTTGTTAATTCAAACACTCCTCAAGAAGTTGAAGGGAAAAAAGAAGTTATTTTCACATACGATGTTGAATTCCAG GAGAGTGATGTGAAGTGGGCATCTAGATGGGATACCTATCTTTTAATGAGTGATGACCAAATTCATTGGTTCTCAATTGTTAATTCATTGATGATCGTCCTGTTTCTATCGGGCATGGTGGCAATGATTATGCTTCGCACGCTTTACCGTGATATATCCAAGTACAATGAATTGGAGACACAGGAAGAAGCCCAGGAAGAGACTGGATGGAAGCTTGTCCATGGAGATGTTTTCAGGCCCCCATCAAATTCTGATTTACTCTGTGTCTATGTTGGAACAGGTGTTCAATTTTTTGGAATGACCCTTGTTACCATGATCTTTGCAATTCTAGGGTTCCTGTCTCCATCAAACCGAGGTGGTCTTATGACTGCCATGCTCTTGCTCTGGGTTTTTATGGGCCTTTTTGCTGGTTATGCCTCTGCTCGTTTGTACAAAATGTTTAAAGGAACAGAATGGAAGAGAACTGCTTTCAGGACTGCTATTATGTTCCCAGGAATCGTCTCTGCCATTTTCTTCGTCTTAAATGCTCTTATCTGGGGCCAGAAATCATCTGGGGCTGTGCCATTTGGGACAATGTTTGCTCTAATATTTTTATGGTTTGGGATTTCTGTTCCACTTGTGTTTGTAGGAAGTTATATTGGGTTCAGGAAACCGGCAATTGAGGATCTTGTGAAGACAAATAAAATTCCGAGACAGATTCCAGAGCAGGCTTGGTACATGAACCCAGCCTTCTCCATTCTAATTGGAGGAATACTTCCTTTTGGAGCTGTTTTCATTGAGCTCTTCTTCATCCTCACCTCAATCTGGCTGAATCAGTTTTACTATATCTTTGGCTTCCTCTTCCTAGTATTCATTATCCTCATTGTCACTTGTGCTGAAATAACTGTGGTGCTTTGCTACTTCCAGTTGTGCAGTGAGGACTACCTGTGGTGGTGGAGGTCATATCTTACATCTGGCTCCTCTGCATTATATCTCTTCCTTTATGCAACATTCTACTTCTTCACAAAGCTCGAAATAACGAAGTTCGTTTCTGGGGTGTTATACTTCGGATACATGCTAATTGCATCGTATGCATTTTTTGTGTTAACTGGCACCATTGGGTTTTATGCGTGCTTTTGGTTCACAAGGCTCATCTATTCATCAGTGAAAATTGATTAA